From one Lotus japonicus ecotype B-129 chromosome 3, LjGifu_v1.2 genomic stretch:
- the LOC130743547 gene encoding uncharacterized protein LOC130743547, whose amino-acid sequence MDVDPSCGFCGQDMETVEHIFLRCPIAVAVWYGSPLALRVERYPTFHQFWGDILRIDDEEVVAMVQCVLYQLWEARNRSVFNQQHVSINQLTQKVGALASAAIGVVSHPQSRQVAAVWKRPALDQIKINCDASFRAPTDVGLGMVARNSSGEVMASATSSSCSVLSSLLAEASCLCWAMSLAIDLGFRQVIFEVDCLQLFKAWRAGVAGRNYLTTIISDCRRLSLHFDSTIFTFTRRSGNSVADYLARNASTYGESVWVEEVPPGAIRFVDSDCLASLPA is encoded by the coding sequence ATGGATGTTGATCCATCTTGCGGGTTCTGCGGCCAGGACATGGAAACGGTGGAGCATATTTTCCTCCGCTGCCCGATTGCTGTAGCTGTCTGGTATGGGTCTCCGCTAGCTTTGCGGGTGGAGAGGTACCCGACGTTCCATCAGTTTTGGGGAGACATTCTGCggattgatgatgaagaagtgGTGGCCATGGTCCAGTGTGTGCTATACCAGCTATGGGAGGCTAGGAACCGGAGTGTTTTTAATCAGCAACATGTGAGCATCAATCAACTTACTCAGAAGGTTGGGGCTCTCGCTAGTGCTGCGATTGGAGTGGTTTCTCATCCACAGTCGCGTCAGGTGGCTGCTGTTTGGAAGAGGCCAGCATTGGACCAGATCAAGATTAATTGTGATGCATCCTTTCGAGCTCCAACAGACGTGGGTCTAGGCATGGTGGCGCGGAACTCGAGTGGGGAGGTCATGGCTTCTGCAACATCATCTTCTTGCTCTGTTTTATCGTCTCTTCTTGCTGAAGCTTCATGTCTCTGTTGGGCTATGTCACTAGCTATTGACTTGGGGTTCCGACAAGTGATTTTTGAGGTTGATTGTCTACAACTATTCAAGGCTTGGAGGGCAGGAGTAGCTGGGAGGAACTATTTGACTACTATCATTAGTGATTGTCGTAGGCTTAGTTTGCATTTTGATTCTACTATTTTTACTTTTACTAGACGCTCAGGTAATTCCGTGGCGGATTATTTAGCTAGGAACGCTTCCACCTATGGCGAATCTGTCTGGGTGGAGGAGGTTCCGCCTGGCGCTATCCGTTTTGTTGACTCTGATTGTTTGGCATCTTTGCCCGCTTAA
- the LOC130743546 gene encoding uncharacterized protein LOC130743546 → MESFKVLVLCSLLLHFIPSINTLDTIVPGQSVKEDKTLVSADGSFEAGFFNFGDPNQQYFGIWYKDISPRTVVWIANRDSPLGNSSGVLNVTDGGNLVILDATNVLVWSSNTSTTAKKPVVQLLESGNLVVREESNPENLLWQSFDHPGDTLLAGMKIRSNLKNGKYTSLVSWKDTQNPATGEYSYRIDTRGYPQLVITKENNISFRIGSWNGNTYSGIPSKTMYRLLNFSFVITDQEVVYGYELLNKSTITRLILTTSGQAARYILSDQTKSWQFLFAGPSDQCDNYAFCGANSNCDANVTPLCECLPGFVPKSQEDWNSQRWYDGCVRQVNLDCVPNNGFLKYTGMKLPDTSASWFDKSMKLEECEKFCLKKCSCSAYASLDIRDGGSGCLLWFNNVIDLRKLTSGGQDLYIRVAASELGHNKGLNKEQLAGVLAGCIMFIVAMIILGMVLLWRKRTKKLQNPGKKQIFRWNNHPHNKENEDIDIPIFDLSTIANATDNFSICNKLGEGGFGPVYKGTLTNGQNIAVKRLCNNTGQGPQEFINEVFLIANLQHRNLVKLLGCCIQNDERILIYEFMINRSLDYFIFDQTGQILLLWDQRFKIISGISRGLLYLHEDSRLRIIHRDLKASNILLDENMNPKISDFGLARIFGGDEAEDKTKRVAGTYGYMSPEYAAHGYFSVKSDVFSFGVILLEIVSGKNNREYFPNDLQLIGHAWKLWCKNTPLEVLDESLGDSIAPAIQEVSRCIHTGLLCVQERPEDRPDMSAVVLMLNGEKPLPRPKEPAFYPRHLSSPSANSKRHSTNEISLSLLDTEYRKQWMESFIVLVLCSLLLHFIPSFYTLDIVAPGQSLKDDKTLVSAEGSFEAGFFNFGDPNSQYFGIWYKGLSPRTVAWIANRDSPVGNSSGVLNITDGGNLVILDATKGLVWSSNISTTAKKPVLQLLETGNLVVREESNPENLLWQSFDLPGDTFLPEMKIRSNIKIGNYTSLVCWKDTENPARGEYSYRIDTRGYPQVVITQGETLLFRVGSWNGKILTGIPSETLYKLFDFSFVITDEEVSYGYQQMNQSIISRYMLTSIGQVQRLVWSDQTKSWQLFFVGPADQCDNYALCGANSNCDVDNSPTCECLQGFIPKSQGDWNSQKWNDGCVRRVNLDCGLSDGFLKHTGMKLPDTSASWLNKSMNLEECEKFCLKNCSCTAYASLDVRDGGSGCLLWFNNIMDVRIMTSGGQDLYIRVADSELDHHTGLNKMQLAGVLAGCSVFVGAMIILGVALLWKKKLKKTGKSQILRWKSHPDNKEDESIDIPIFELSTIAKATNNFSTSNKLGEGGFGPVYKGTWTNGQDIAVKRLCDNSGQGPKEFINEVVLIANLQHRNLVKLLGCCIQNDERILIYEFMINRSLDYFIFDQTRKSSLLWAQRFKIICGIAKGLLYLHEDSRLRIIHRDLKASNILLDENMNPKISDFGLARIFGGDEVGEKTKSVAGTYGYISPEYAARGYFSVKSDVFSYGVILLEIVSGKKNTGYFDHHDLHLLGHAWRLWCEQMLLELIDESLGDSIALAEQEVLRCIQTGLLCVQDRPEDRPDMSAVVLMLNGEKPLPRPKEPAFYPRHLGSSSENSKLHSTNEMSMSLLKPR, encoded by the exons ATGGAAAGCTTCAAGGTGCTAGTTTTGTGTTCTCTTCTGCTCCATTTCATACCAAGCATCAACACGCTGGACACCATTGTTCCAGGACAATCtgtcaaagaagacaagactcTAGTTTCAGCAGATGGTTCTTTTGAAGCTGGATTCTTCAACTTTGGAGATCCAAATCAGCAATATTTTGGTATATGGTATAAGGATATTTCTCCAAGAACAGTTGTGTGGATAGCAAACAGAGATTCCCCACTGGGAAACTCCTCTGGAGTTTTGAATGTCACTGATGGAGGAAATCTTGTTATTCTTGATGCCACAAATGTCTTGGTCTGGTCCTCCAATACATCAACAACTGCAAAGAAACCAGTTGTGCAGCTCTTGGAGAGTGGAAACCTAGTTGTGAGAGAAGAAAGCAACCCAGAGAATCTTCTATGGCAAAGTTTTGATCATCCTGGGGACACTTTGCTTGCCGGAATGAAAATTCGAAGTAACTTAAAAAATGGTAAGTATACATCTCTTGTGTCTTGGAAAGACACACAAAATCCTGCTACAGGTGAGTATTCATACCGCATAGACACTCGCGGTTATCCTCAATTAGTGATTACAAAGGAAAACAATATATCCTTCAGAATAGGTTCCTGGAATGGAAATACTTATTCTGGAATTCCATCTAAAACAATGTACAGATTATTGAATTTCTCCTTTGTAATAACTGATCaggaagtagtgtatggatatGAACTCCTGAACAAGTCAACTATTACAAGATTAATCCTCACTACATCAGGCCAAGCGGCGCGATACATATTATCAGATCAGACAAAGAGTTGGCAGTTTTTGTTTGCTGGCCCTTCAGACCAGTGTGATAATTATGCCTTTTGTGGTGCTAATTCTAATTGTGATGCTAATGTCACTCCGTTATGCGAATGCCTTCCCGGTTTTGTTCCCAAATCTCAAGAAGACTGGAATTCACAAAGGTGGTATGATGGGTGTGTTCGCCAAGTTAACTTAGATTGTGTCCCTAATAATGGCTTTCTGAAGTATACTGGAATGAAATTACCTGATACGTCGGCATCATGGTTTGATAAGAGCATGAAGCTTGAGGAATGTGAAAAATTCTGTCTGAAAAAATGCTCTTGCTCAGCATATGCAAGTTTAGATATCAGAGATGGTGGGAGTGGCTGCTTGCTTTGGTTCAATAACGTCATCGACCTGAGGAAACTGACCTCTGGAGGACAAGACCTGTATATAAGAGTGGCGGCTTCAGAATTAG GGCATAACAAGGGCTTGAACAAGGAGCAGCTTGCAGGGGTTCTGGCAGGATGTATTATGTTCATCGTGGCCATGATAATATTGGGAATGGTCTTACTTTGGAGAAAGAGGACGAAGAAACTTCAGAACCCAG GGAAGAAGCAAATATTTAGATGGAACAATCACCCTCACAACAAAGAGAATGAAGACATTGACATTCCAATATTTGATTTATCAACCATAGCTAATGCAACTGATAACTTCTCCATTTGCAACAAATTGGGAGAAGGTGGATTTGGACCAGTTTACAAG GGTACTTTGACAAATGGGCAAAACATAGCTGTGAAGCGACTATGCAATAACACGGGACAAGGACCGCAAGAGTTCATAAATGAAGTTTTTCTAATTGCAAATCTTCAGCACCGAAATCTTGTGAAACTTCTTGGGTGTTGCATTCAAAATGATGAGAGAATCTTGATATATGAATTCATGATAAATAGAAGCTTGGACTACTTCATTTTTG ATCAAACTGGACAAATTTTACTGCTTTGGGATCAGCGCTTCAAAATTATTAGCGGGATTTCTCGGGGACTTCTCTATCTTCATGAGGATTCAAGATTAAGGATTATCCATAGAGACCTCAAGGCCAGCAACATTCTTCTAGACGAAAATATGAATCCAAAAATATCAGACTTTGGCCTTGCTAGAATCTTTGGGGGAGATGAAGCTGAAGACAAGACAAAGAGAGTAGCAGGAACGTA TGGATATATGTCTCCAGAGTATGCAGCCCATGGGTATTTCTCAGTGAAATCAGATGTCTTCAGTTTTGGTGTCATTTTACTAGAGATAGTTAGTGGAAAGAATAACAGGGAATATTTTCCCAATGACCTTCAACTTATTGGACAT GCATGGAAATTATGGTGCAAAAACACGCCATTGGAGGTGTTAGATGAATCTCTGGGCGACTCAATTGCTCCAGCTATACAAGAAGTATCGAGATGCATTCACACCGGACTACTATGCGTTCAAGAGAGGCCAGAGGATAGACCAGACATGTCAGCCGTTGTTCTAATGCTGAATGGTGAGAAACCATTGCCCAGACCAAAGGAACCTGCCTTTTATCCTCGTCACTTAAGCTCTCCATCAGCAAATAGTAAGCGACATTCTACCAATGAAATTTCTTTGTCATTGTTAGACACGGAATA CAGGAAACAGTGGATGGAAAGCTTCATAGTGCTAGTTTTGTGCTCTCTTCTGCTCCATTTCATACCAAGCTTCTACACACTGGACATAGTTGCTCCAGGACAATCTTTGAAAGATGACAAGACTCTAGTTTCTGCAGAAGGGTCTTTTGAAGCTGGATTCTTCAACTTTGGAGATCCAAATAGCCAATATTTTGGTATATGGTATAAGGGTCTTTCTCCAAGAACAGTTGCATGGATAGCAAACAGAGATTCCCCAGTGGGAAACTCCTCAGGAGTTTTGAATATCACTGATGGAGGAAACCTTGTTATTCTTGATGCCACAAAGGGCTTGGTCTGGTCCTCCAATATTTCAACAACTGCAAAGAAGCCAGTTCTGCAGCTCCTGGAGACTGGAAACCTTGTTGTGAGAGAAGAAAGCAACCCAGAGAATCTTCTATGGCAAAGTTTTGATCTTCCTGGGGACACTTTTCTCCCAGAAATGAAAATTCGCAGCAACATAAAAATTGGTAATTACACATCTCTTGTGTGTTGGAAAGACACAGAAAATCCTGCTAGGGGTGAGTATTCATATCGCATAGATACTCGCGGTTATCCTCAAGTAGTGATAACACAGGGAGAGACATTATTGTTCAGAGTAGGCTCATGGAATGGCAAAATTTTAACTGGAATTCCTTCTGAGACACTCTACAAATTGTTTGATTTCTCTTTTGTGATTACTGATGAGGAAGTTTCATATGGATATCAACAAATGAACCAGTCAATTATATCAAGATACATGCTCACTTCAATAGGCCAAGTACAACGTTTGGTCTGGTCAGACCAGACAAAGAGTTGGCAGCTTTTCTTTGTTGGCCCTGCAGACCAGTGTGATAATTATGCCCTTTGTGGAGCTAACTCTAATTGTGATGTTGATAACTCTCCAACATGTGAGTGCCTTCAAGGTTTCATCCCCAAATCTCAAGGGGATTGGAATTCACAAAAGTGGAATGATGGTTGTGTTCGAAGAGTTAATTTAGATTGTGGTCTCAGTGATGGGTTTCTGAAGCATACCGGAATGAAACTACCAGACACGTCAGCGTCGTGGCTCAATAAGAGCATGAACCTTGAGGAATGTGAGAAATTCTGTCTGAAAAACTGTTCCTGCACAGCATATGCAAGTTTAGATGTCAGAGATGGCGGGAGTGGCTGCTTGCTTTGGTTCAATAATATCATGGACGTGAGGATCATGACCTCCGGAGGACAAGACCTTTACATAAGAGTGGCAGATTCAGAATTAG ACCATCACACGGGCTTGAACAAGATGCAGCTTGCAGGGGTTCTGGCAGGCTGTTCTGTGTTCGTCGGGGCCATGATAATACTGGGAGTGGCCTTACTTTGGAAGAAGAAACTTAAGAAGACAG GAAAGAGCCAAATACTTAGATGGAAGAGTCACCCAGACAACAAAGAGGATGAATCCATTGACATACCAATATTTGAATTATCAACCATAGCTAAAGCAACTAATAACTTCTCCACTAGCAACAAATTGGGAGAAGGTGGATTTGGACCGGTTTACAAG GGTACTTGGACAAATGGGCAGGATATAGCAGTGAAGCGGCTATGCGATAACTCAGGACAAGGACCAAAAGAGTTCATTAATGAAGTTGTTCTAATTGCCAATCTTCAACACCGAAATCTTGTGAAACTTCTTGGGTGTTGCATTCAAAATGATGAGAGAATCCTGATATACGAATTCATGATTAATAGAAGCTTGGACTACTTTATTTTTG ATCAAACTAGAAAGAGCTCACTGCTTTGGGCTCAACGCTTTAAAATTATTTGCGGAATTGCTAAAGGACTTCTCTATCTTCATGAGGATTCTAGATTAAGGATTATCCATAGAGACCTGAAGGCCAGCAACATTCTTCTAGATGAAAATATGAATCCAAAAATATCAGATTTTGGTCTTGCTAGAATCTTTGGGGGTGATGAAGTTGGAGAGAAAACAAAAAGTGTAGCAGGAACTTA TGGTTATATTTCTCCAGAGTATGCAGCCCGTGGGTATTTCTCAGTGAAATCCGATGTCTTCAGTTACGGTGTTATTTTACTAGAGATAGTTAGCGGAAAGAAAAACACGGGATATTTTGACCATCATGATCTTCACCTTCTTGGACAT gCATGGAGACTGTGGTGCGAACAAATGTTACTGGAGCTGATAGATGAATCTCTAGGCGACTCAATTGCTCTAGCTGAACAAGAAGTATTGAGATGTATTCAGACTGGACTTCTATGTGTGCAAGACAGACCAGAGGATAGGCCAGACATGTCAGCTGTAGTTCTTATGCTGAATGGTGAGAAACCATTGCCAAGACCAAAGGAACCCGCCTTTTATCCGCGTCACCTAGGCTCTTCATCAGAAAATAGTAAGCTACATTCTACCAATGAGATGTCCATGTCATTGTTAAAACCGAGATAG